A segment of the Manis javanica isolate MJ-LG chromosome 10, MJ_LKY, whole genome shotgun sequence genome:
ATGATGATGGATGAAAATGACAACCTGAGGCTTGGGGCTGAGGGCATCCAGAGAGCAGTGGTCAGCCCTTGTCCTCATGCCTCCTGTAATCCTGGCTTCCTTTCTGTTCCGGACCATCTGCCTGTCTCCAGTAATACCCCACATACCCATTTGGTCGGGGCAGATATCCCCATGTCCTTCCTGTATGTGGTCCCAAAGTCTAGTGGGGTTAGAGGTAAAGAAATTCTTCTGGACCACAGTCACAGTTAAAAATTGGAGAAAGATGGATAGAATCAAGCCACAGGTCTGGGAATCCTTGTCTCAGGCCTTTGGATAGAGGTGCAAGAAGGACGTCCAGGCTAGATCCTCACACAGGGTAGAAGTGGGTCAGCTAGTCGAGAGCCCACGTATCATGCCTCCAGTTTGAAGCCCTCAtgtccctctccatccccacagGTGCCCTTTGGGGAAGTGAATATAGTCCGGGACTGGTTGGGCATTGGGGGGCCTGTGCTGACCCCATCTCAAGAGCACCCTAAGCGACCAGTGCTGGGACTGGAGTGCCCTCAGTCAGAGGTGAGCGGTGCCCGATTCTGGGGCTTTTTCCGGAATCTCTGTGGACAGCCTGAGGTCTTCTTCCGCCACTGTTTTGTCCACAACCTGTGTCCTCTGCTCTTCCTGGCTCCCAGTGGGCGCAACCTCACCCCTGCTGAGCTGCCTGCCAAACAGCGAGAACagcttcttggggtctgtgattcaGCCCTCCGCCGGCAGGTGCAGTTGCTGGGGGTACggctggtggtgggagtggggcGGGTGGCAGAGCAGCGGGCACGGCGGGCTCTTGCTGGCCTGATGCCCGAGGTCCAGGTGGAGGGGCTCCTGCACCCCTCACCTCGTAGCCCACAGGCCAACAGGGGCTGGGAGGCACTGGCCAAGGAGCGACTGAATGAATTGGGGCTGCTGCCACTGCTAATGAAATGAGTACCCCTATGGTCTGGGGTAGGACACATTCAAGGCCCCTAAGTCATTCTTGGGCAAGCAAATGACTACATGCCTCCTGGACCAGAGCAACAAGAACCTCCTCGGCTCTCTGGTTGCTGGGACCCAGCACAGAAGTTCTGACACTACTCGTGCTTACCCTGCTGATTCTCACTTTCTTTACCTTCTTCACCTTCTGAGTGTTGTCTCATTGGTCCTGTGGTACCTTAACTCCACAGAGGACCAGCACCTGAAGATTGctctacctcagtttccttggGAGCCTCTGTCCAGCTGCAAGTGACCTAAACAATGACTTCTGAGGTTGTATTTGCTGTTTCAGAGAAAAGATTTTGCCAGATTCCCCCATCCTCATAGACCAGCTTCTGTCAAGCTGACTCCTTTCCTAACAGGGACCAGGACAAAGCATGGGATGTGGATGGTAAGAGTAAACTTAATGGGGGACTGAGGCTGGCTCAGAGAGAGAGAATTCAGTGTGAGATTAGGAAAGGCCAGAAGACCTGGATTTTCATCCCAGCTTTGAGACTTGTGAactttgtgactttggacaacTTGATTAACTGCTTCAAGCCTCAGGATCCTTATCTATAATACAGGGACCCCTACCTCAAGGGGTTGGTGTGGAGATTCACTGAGATAACACTAGAAAGTGCTTTacttagtgcctggcacataggtgcTCATTACACCTCTTCTTGCTTTCTTGCCTCTGGGTTGGGGAGTCCCTGCACTACAGAGGAAGCTCCTCCACTCCAAAGgctttgctgggggtggggaggtctgGGCCTCCCCCTGTGGCCTGGGTGAGGGGCAGATTCTTGCCCTGGCAGAGTTGGCCCTATGACTTTATGAAAAACCAAGCCTGTGATTTTTCAGTCTAAGCATTAAAAACTCCTAAACACTTCTGTGttggcttatttttttctttcagtgtcaGGGGTAGAAGGTGGTAGTTTAGATTTTCCCCTCTTACCTCTTCACTGTTTGCAGAGGGTTCTCTTGCATAGTTGGATAGATGATACAAGCATAACTCTTAACTGCCTTATCTAAGCTGTAGGGTCTCTCTTGGGGGCCTGTCCAGTGGTTTGTTTGCTACTCAGGGCACAGTGGGGAACAGGTGGTAGGTGGATGGGAGCCTGGTCTGTCTGCTGAATGACTGCCAGGCATACCCCTTTAGTAAGGGCTGGGAAAGTGAATCAAGTTGGGAGCAGAGCAAGTCTTGGGAACAGAGCAAGTCTTGAGACCACCTTAATGAGAAACACTTGGTTGGAAACTATCATCTGGGACAAGTGATCTCTAGCTTtcaaaactgataaaattttTAGTGTAAGTGTCCCCTTCCCCCCATTGTATAATAAAGAATTTGGCCTTTATCCTTGGTTCTTGGGAGAGAGTTtctaaatccttggaatttccgaTAGGAGTTTCTTTTGTTATTCATGGTGGTCCCCTCAGAtcacacctgagtttatgctgAAATTTGACTTGTGGTTGGGGCTTTGAGCCAGGTGATAGCAGTTtgacctccagggaggggagggtggctgAGATTGAATTCAACCTTGAGGTCAATGATTTCAGTCAATTATGCTTACATAATGAAATCCTAATAAAAACTCGGGATACTGAGGCTTTGCTGAGCTTCCTGATTAGTGAATACATGGATGTGTGTTAAttcca
Coding sequences within it:
- the SMUG1 gene encoding single-strand selective monofunctional uracil DNA glycosylase isoform X1; the encoded protein is MGRGHSLCLLLSYSEIPPFSLRKSFQVKNEMISPGLREVMISQGHTTGAGDMAAPQAFPLGPLHEPSGAQMESQPCLQSLAGGFLGEELRLNAELSQLQFSEPVGIIYNPVEYAWEPHRNYVTRYCQGPKEVLFLGMNPGPFGMAQTGVPFGEVNIVRDWLGIGGPVLTPSQEHPKRPVLGLECPQSEVSGARFWGFFRNLCGQPEVFFRHCFVHNLCPLLFLAPSGRNLTPAELPAKQREQLLGVCDSALRRQVQLLGVRLVVGVGRVAEQRARRALAGLMPEVQVEGLLHPSPRSPQANRGWEALAKERLNELGLLPLLMK
- the SMUG1 gene encoding single-strand selective monofunctional uracil DNA glycosylase isoform X3 codes for the protein MISPGLREVMISQGHTTGAGDMAAPQAFPLGPLHEPSGAQMESQPCLQSLAGGFLGEELRLNAELSQLQFSEPVGIIYNPVEYAWEPHRNYVTRYCQGPKEVLFLGMNPGPFGMAQTGVPFGEVNIVRDWLGIGGPVLTPSQEHPKRPVLGLECPQSEVSGARFWGFFRNLCGQPEVFFRHCFVHNLCPLLFLAPSGRNLTPAELPAKQREQLLGVCDSALRRQVQLLGVRLVVGVGRVAEQRARRALAGLMPEVQVEGLLHPSPRSPQANRGWEALAKERLNELGLLPLLMK
- the SMUG1 gene encoding single-strand selective monofunctional uracil DNA glycosylase isoform X5, which produces MAAPQAFPLGPLHEPSGAQMESQPCLQSLAGGFLGEELRLNAELSQLQFSEPVGIIYNPVEYAWEPHRNYVTRYCQGPKEVLFLGMNPGPFGMAQTGVPFGEVNIVRDWLGIGGPVLTPSQEHPKRPVLGLECPQSEVSGARFWGFFRNLCGQPEVFFRHCFVHNLCPLLFLAPSGRNLTPAELPAKQREQLLGVCDSALRRQVQLLGVRLVVGVGRVAEQRARRALAGLMPEVQVEGLLHPSPRSPQANRGWEALAKERLNELGLLPLLMK